The genomic segment ACACGCTCCCTTACAAGGCGCGAACTGTCCGCGAGGGCAGCGACGTTACGGTGATCACGTGGGGCCGCATGCTCCGTGAAGCACTCTCGGCGGCCGACCAGACTGACGCTGACATCGAGGTGATCGACCTTCGGGTGCTTTCGCCCTTGGACGTCGAGACGATCCTGGATTCCGTGAAGAAGACGGGCCGATGTGTCATTTTCCACGAGGCACGACGTACCCTGGGGTTGGGAGCGGAGCTCTCAGCGCTGATCAACGAGTACGCGCTCGACCGGCTACTCGCGCCGGTCAGGCGAGCCACAGGGTACGATGTGCACTTCCCCGGTCACCAGCTCGAGGAGGCGTATCTGCCGGATGCCGAGCGTGCACGCTATGCCATCGAGGCGGTGATGGACTATGCGTTCTGAGTGGCATCGCCTGCGGTCAGTCGCGACAGGGGAAGGGCGGCCCCACCACTTCTCCGGAGGGAATCCATGATCCGCCTCGAATTCACTCTTCCCGACCCTGGCGAAGGAATCACCGAGGCCGAGATCCTCGAGTGGCACGTCAAGGACGGTCAGCAGGTCACCGAGGACGATCCATTGGCCGACATCGAGACCGACAAGGCCGTCGTCGAAATCCCGATCCCTGCGGATGGCACCGTCGAGGAACTGATCGCCGACGTCGGAGACGTGGTCGTCGTCGGCGAGACCATCGCCGTCTTCGAAACCGACGAGCCGACTGAGCAGCGGCGCACCGAAGGCCGCGCCAAAGAGATCGAAGAAGAACCGGCTGCGACCGTGGAGTCGGAGACCGTCGTCTCGGAAGAAGAGGCGGCCGCCGAACTGGAGGAGCCGAGCGCAGAGGCCGAGGCGCCGGCAGACCGCGTGTTCGCTCCGCCGAGCACTCGCCGTTTCGCTCGTGAGCAAGGCATCGATATCTCGGAAGTCGAGGGGAGTGGCCCGAATGGGCGGGTTCTCCGGTCGGATATCGAAGCGCACCTGGCGGGCGCGGCTCGTCCGGAACGAGTCGAGGTGCCCGAACCTGCGCCGCTGGATGTCGACGAAGAGCAGTCGACTCGCCGGCCGCTTCGGGGCCTGCGTAAGCGCGTAGCCGAGAACATGATCCAATCGGCGAAAATCATCCCGCACGTTACCTCCGGATTCGAAGCAGACGCGACCGAACTCGTTACCCTCAAGAACCGGCTCGACGAGACGCACGACGTCCGGATCACGTACACGCCGATCCTCCTGAAGGCGGTCGTCCCGGCACTGAAGGAATTCCCCATCGTCAACGCCAGCGTCGACGACGCTACCGATGAGATCGTCGAGAAGCAGTACTACGACATCGGCTTCGCAACTCACACGGAAGAGGGACTGCTTGTACCCGTCATCAGGGACGTCGACCGAAAGTCTCTGGTCGAGGTCGCTGAAGAGATGAACGAGCTGGCCGAGCAAGCACGCGATCGGTCGATCGACGCGGCGGACCTCCAGGGCGGGACTTTCACCGTAACCAATGTTGGCACCCACGGCGAGCACCGCACCTTCGGGACACCGATCGTCAACTACCCGCAGGCGGCAATCATGGGCGTCGGTCGGATCCGGGAGAAGCCCGTTGCAACCAGCGGTGAGGTAGCGGTCCGTTCCCGTATCGATCTGACGTTGTCGTACGATCACCGCATTATCGACGGTGTGACTGCCAACGAATTCATGGAGGCCGTCATCGAAACTGTCGAGGATACCGACGTGTTACTCTCGCGAATCTAACAACTTCGACTGCCTCCGGCATCCTTCGTCCGGGTCCGACTATCGTTCTCCTGATGAGAACGGCTCGCTCATCCACCAGGAGAGGTCCCGGGAGCCGGGACTCTGACCGGCTACAGCGTCGATTCGCCGTAACTCTCGATGCGCTTTCCAACCTAATCTGATTCACGATCATATAGTCGGTGTGTGAACGCGAGCAACGGACAGCTAGTATCGATCAGTCGCATGGGTTATGCTGGTTGTTAGCGTACTCCTCACTATGGCCGTAACCCAGGACAAATTAGAGGGAATCGAACTGCCCGAATTCGCGGTAACACTTCAGAACGCGGGGGTCGCCGGTGCCGGGGGTGCGGGCTTTCCGGCGTACGCAAAGTGGAAACACCTCGATCGCGTTCATTCGTTATTGGTGAACCATCAAGAGAGCGAACCGAACTACTACATCGACAAGTGGCTGGGCCGCGAACACGCCGAGATGTTCGCGACGCTGTTCGACGCACTGCTCGACAGAGCGTTCGACCGGATCGTCATCGGCGCGAAAGCAAAAGATCGCGAGGAGTGGATGCTCGATCTCGAGCGCGAGACGGGCGGAGTGGTGTACACGAGTGACGAACTCCCGATCGACGAGGACGCGTCAGGAATCATTTTCGCGTATACAGAGGATCGGTACGAGTACGGAATGGAAAACGTCCTACTTCGCCTCGTTGCCGACGAGGTTATCGGAACTGACCTCCCGGTGGACCACGGATGGATCGTTCAGAACACCGAGACGATGTACAACGTCTATAGGGCGCTCGAGAACGGCGAGCCGACGATCTCCAAGTACATTCATGTCGATGGAGCGGTTCCGGCACACCGATTTCTCAAGGTTCCAGTTGGAACGCCGGCCGCCGACTTGCTCGCAGCGGCCGGCCGCGAGTCCGATTTGAACGACGAGGTGCTGCTCGACGGCGGTCCTGGCTGGTGCTTCGAAGCTCACACGTCTCCTGCGGAGTTCGGCGTTCGCAAGCGGACGAACTGCGTACTGGTAATGGATGTTGACATCGTCGATGCTAATCGACTCGGCGGAGATCGGATCAGCGTGCTCGATCCGCACGACTGGAGCGACGAAAACCACGAGATCGAACCAACTGCGACGCTGTCCCCTGACCGCGTGCTCGTTCCCCGTATCACTAACCCAGCATTTGAGGGGGTGGTAACGCCAAGCGAACCGATCGTCGAACCCGGAGCGACCGTACGCGCCGGCGAGATGATCGCTCGCCCTGGCGACGGCATCAGCATCGCCCAGCACGCCTCAATTGACGGCGAAGTGACGGCCGTAACTGACCAGCATATCGTCATCAAGCGGCGCAACGATCCTGGCGCACGCGGGAACAAGATTGAGTGACCTATCGACCTGGTATCTCGAGTGCGACGGTATACAATTATGGTGGAGACCGCCGACCTGTGGAAACGAACTACGTAGCGACAATTGGAATCGCCTCATTACAAACAGTATCAGTCCGAGAATTCTTCTCGCGTCGGTCCATACACTGGTCTGGTAACTGTCGTGTACCTCAATCCGACTGTATTCGGACGTTGACTTTACACGCCCGAATCACCGGCGAATGCCCGTACTCGCCCCGGTCGACCCCGGCGTTCTGTTGCGAGTCCAACTACCTTCTCGGTTCGGTGAGTTCCGTGAGCGCCACCTCGTGACACCCTTTGCAAGAGAAGTTCGTCATGCGAAGATCATAGTCCAGACAACCAGGACCTGCATAGATGTGTACCGACATATGCTTATCTGCGTATAAGATGCACTACAGCATGCTCAAATCGATCGAAAATTCGGATAAAAGCTTTAACCGGACGTGAGTGTACCACATAGACGAGATGGTTCATGGGTTCACCATGGTAAAATCTGCGGTTGGGAAATTCGAAGCCTTCGTAACGGGTATCCAGGATTTCGAACCGGTCGAGGATGCATACATTGTTGCTGGGAATTACGATATTATTGTGGAAATTGAAGCTGACGAAGTTTACGATGTACTGAGATTAGTCTCTTCAGATATCCAGGGGATCAAGGGGGTCACCGACACGAAAACGTACATCGCGTTGGACTGAAACGATCAGTTGTGATCAATTTGGACGAAACGGCCGCACTCGGTACGACGGTGATCGAAGGTCCAGACAAATCCACGCGTTCCGAATTCTCGGACAATCAGCGCATTAAGCAGACATCGACCGCTCTATAGACTAACTGCCGCGGTACGGGACGGTCTTTGTCTCGCTACGGAACAAGTTGGGTCCCGTCATCAGCATAAACCGTAATCGCGTCGACGGGACAGACACGTGCCGCCCATCTGGCATTGGTCTCGGCGTCGCTAGGAACGGGACGTGCGAAGACATTCTCCGCGACTTCGTCAGCGTCATTCAGATCGGCTTTGCCGTCCGTCCGATTCTCTTGAAACGCCTCCCACTCCGAGACACATTGAAACGCTCCGATGCAGGCATACCGATCAAATTCGATGTACATACGTACCTATTGGATAGGAACAACGTGGCCTACAGTCAAAGAGGCATTGGTCGGATTCCTAATGACTCCCTTTCCCCTGGTTGCTGTTACTCAGCGAAACAGACGTTGAACCAGCTTGGCTATCTCAGGGGGTAAACCGAGAAGACGACACGGCTCCGGCGGTAGACTTAGACCAGTCAGCGAGGTCCCGTGTGCGTCCCCTCGAACAAATGTAATGCTACACAGCGAGCAGGCGAGTTTGCGTGTTCACTTACGATACGGATGAGAAGGAGACCGATCGGATGTGGCGGCAGATTGATCCTGTGATTTACTACAAGATGAAAGCCAGCGCTGATAGGGGATAGACCATCGACAGAAGGACAGTATGTCGTCCTGCCTGGCGCCGGTGTTCGTGTTCTAAACTGCGAGTGTCGAAGGTTGGAGCATATGAGCTATCCTGTCCTTCAGATTGATTTACAACGCCACGTGGACGAAGAATGAGCGGTTAATCACGCTCCTTAACCATGATTTTGGAGACGTCCTGCGCTTGGTAGAAGAGGAAACATCGTTCACAGTGGTTAGCTATCTCGGATATTCTCTCGAAGCAACTGATGAACCGTCTGCCCTGCAGAAAGAGTGTGATAAGCAGACAAAGCATTAATCAACTGAGAAAAAATTCTACGATTGACTAGGTAAGGTTGAATTGAACAACGAGGTCATATACTACAAGAGCTGAAGAGAATTAAGGTACAATATGGCAAATTCTGGTGACCTGCTCGACATTCTTGAACGTGTTGCCACTGGCACTCTCGCACCCAAAGAGGCACGCCAGCAACTCCGCAAATGTGGTGAACCCGGTGAGTCCGCTCAGTTCGACGGAGCGCAGGCTACACGGACGCGTGTTCCTCCTTTTATCGACGCCGAACAAAAGACAATTGCAGAGGTTGTGGCGCTCGGTCTTGAACTCGTCTCGGAAACTGGCCAGGTTATTATTAAATGTCCTAATGAGGAAGCACGCGCCGAACTGGAGGAGACTGTCGCTGACACGCAGTGGTACGACCGTTCACAAACGCTTATCTTGCAAGACTCCGAATTCGAGTTATCCGCCACAGAGGGGTGTGTCGCAGTCACTAGCGCCGGTACATCGGACATACCAGTGGCTGAGAGTGCCGTCGTAGTCGCCGAGGCGATGGGGTGTGAGGTTGAAACATGGTATGACATTGGTGTATCGAATATCAACCGCGTCCTCTCGGTGGTCGAGGAGCTCCGGAAATGTGACGTCGTCGTAGTCGCCGCAGGCCGAGAGGGCGCGCTGGCCACAGTTATTGCCGGCCTAGTCGATATTCCCGTGATTGGTCTCCCTGTCGATACTGGGTCAGGTATGGGCGGTGATGGCGAGGCCGCACTGCTGGGGATGCTTCAGTCGTGTACATGCTTGACGACGGTGAATGTCAACGCCGGTTATATCGCCGGCGCACAGGCAAGCCTCATTGCCCGGTGATGATTTGCGGTCGAACCATCCAGCTAACTAGCTGGATGGTCACCACACTGTCAATCAATATGAGACATACGTGAGGTTCAACGTTATTGTGCTTCTACACGCAAAGTACGAGCTTCTGATTATCCTCTTTGAGTTCACTAATAAGCGGAAGACCTAGAACCTACCACTCCTCCAAACTGTATCCTCCTTGGTACCAACTTGATTCTCAACACCGAGGACTGGCTTAACTTAATAATTACAGGTACTCCAAACAGTAGATTCATTCACCGACGCAGACAACATTCAGATCAAGCAGATTCCATGGTTCGAGGTTCGACTCGTAGATATCGATAACGGTGTTGCAAGTGTACCAGAACTTCCAATAGTCGAAGCCAGCGATCGGTATGAAGTCGGCCTTGTGAGCGTCGTTCTGCATCGACGTCATGTCGGAGGAGTTTTGTCGTCATAGATGATATCTTAATACGTGAGCGAGGTAGCTAGCCTCGTGCGCTACCTCGCCAGCGAGCAGTCGGGCTATATGACCGGCGAAATGACCGACGTCAACGGCGGGATCGACTTGTGATGTCGGACCGTCAGACAGGTCGTGTGGCGGTCATCGGCGCCTCAATGACCCAGTTCGGGTAGTTCGAAGGGTGGATCCTGGACCTCCTCGCGGAAGCAGGGGTTGAGTGTCTCGAGGATGCGGGTGCCGACGCGATGGACATCGAGCACCTGTATGTCTCGAACATGGCCAGTGGCGAGTTCGAAGGAATGACGGGGGTCATGAACGCACTGGCACATGATCTTGGAGCGATGACGGCCTACACGCAGCGAGTTGACCAGACGAGTTCCAGTGGCGGCGCGGACATCTACGCCGCTTGGCAGTCGATCGCTAGCGGCGCCAGCGAGATAACGCTGCTGGTTGGCGGTGAAAAGACGACCCACCAGTCGACCGCTGACACAACCGATGTCATCGCCTCGATCGCTCACCCCGTTGAGTACAAGACCGGCGTTACACTCCCTTCTTTCGCCGGACTGACCGCTCGGCACTACCTCGAGCGCTTCGACGCGCCCCGCGAGAGCCTCGCGAAGGTTGGCGTCAAGAAACACAAGAACGGCGTCGACAATCCAAACGCCCAGTTCCAAAAGAAGGTCAACCTCGAGACGGTGCTCGAGTCGCCGATTGTGGCGGATCCGCTGCGACTGTACGACCTCTGCCCGATCACCGACGGCTCGGCGGCGCTGCTGTTCTGTCCGGAGTCAGTCGCCCAGGAGTATACCGACGAGTACGCTGTGATCGCCGGCGTTAATGGCGCGACAGATACGCATGTCGTCCACGAGCGCGAGGATCCAACCGTCATGGGTGGCGTCGTCGAGAGCGGGAAGGGTGCCTATGAGATGAGCGGCTATGGCCCTGAAGACATTGACGTCGCCGAACTCCACAACATGTTCACTATCCTCGAGTTTCTTCAGATGAAAGGGCTGGGCTTTGCCAAACAGGGCGAGGCCTGGGAACTCGTCGAGGAGGGCTACATGGAACGCGATGGCGAGCTGCCAATCAATACCTCCGGCGGACTCAAGTCGAAAGGACATCCGCTCGGCGCCAGTGGCGTCGCACAGGGTGTCGAGATATACGAGCACCTCGTTGGCGAGGCCGGCCCGAGACAGGTCGAGTCTGACGTTGGCCTCTGTTGTAATGTCGGCGGGTTCGGAAACTGTGTTATCACGACCATCATGGAGGCGGCACGATGACAATGGAAGCGACCCGCTACGCGGACGGCACGATCAGCTACCCTGGCCATCCACGCAGTCAGGATGGTGCGGAGCTGGTCGAAACAATCGATCTGAGCGAATACACCGCGGAGGTCCTGACGTGGACAACCAGTACGGCGACACCGCCGGGCATCCGCGAGCCAAACCACCTCGCGTTCGTCGAGTTCGACGTCGACGGTGAACTCGTCCGAGCGATCGGCCAACTGACGACCGGCGATCTCGAGACGGGTGACGAAGTCCGGCCAGTTCCTGTTAAAGAACTCCGCGAACCCGGCGCTGGTATCAGAGAACCCGAGAGTCAGGACTGGGGCGGCTACCGGTTTGAACCAGTGTAACTCCATCCGGTTCTCGCCAGGTAAGTGGTATTCCGGCCATTGTATGAATTAGAACGCAGTACGATCATGACAAACTCATAGTACGCCGCTGGGCGGCGCAGTTTCACTACCTTACACATTATTTTCAGGACTGTTTTTTAATTCAATATATGGATGTTTTATACTGTTATGGACTGTCATTTTGGATGCCGTATTGGTCTGAGGGCCTGTGACTTGCCTCAGCCAAACTTACAAACGACACCCATAGCTAACGCTAAATCTCCGCTCGAAGCGATGTTCGAAATGTAGCGCCAGTCGATCACACACAGCCAGCAGCTGGTTGAGTAGAGCCTCGAGTTCCAGCAGAACGTAGCTGAGACGACCCTGAGCACTGGATTTGCCGCACAGCGGAGCGCGCAGCGCCAGGGGATCGAACTGATCCGGCAGCTTGTCGACATTCAATTCAAGGTACTTGAGTCGGCGCTTGACGAGAACGCGTTCGATATCCGATCGACCATCGACCAACAATTCTAGGAGGGCAGAGCACAGACCCAGAAACTGCTGAACCAGCAGTTCGAACAAAGCACCAACGTAATTCAATAACTGCTGCATGCCCAATCACTCACCAGAGGGCCGGAAACAAGAGTCTGCCATGTCCGCTCGGTAGAGCCCCTCACAAGTTAACAAGAATAGCTACTCACGAGAGAGATATTCACGAGATGTGATCTCAATACGTCCGTCATCACTGATCATGACTAGGTAGTCCTTCACGGTAAAGGTGAGGTGACCGCCGGGTCGGGCTGTACCATTGGGAGTCCGTTGGAAGAGGTGGTCCAGCGACTCTGGATCGATACTCTCGTAGAGCGCCTTCTCTACTTCACGGATGTCTACGTCCATGAGGTCAGCGAGTGCATGCACGAGAACCGTGCTGAGCTTTGCAGTCCCGTTGCGGTCATAAGACGTGACGTACCGCTCGGAACTGGCAGCCGGCGCGTGCGAGTTATTCTCATTTGAGGTATATGAGACGTTAGGGGTCATTTCGATCAGTCTCTTGGAAGAGGAGTGGCTCAACTATACCGATGGCAGGTAATCAGTGTACAGTAGGTAGTGTGCTCTCCCTAGCTGAATAGTAGCACCGAGCGGAGAAAACTTGAGTGCTATCTC from the Natronococcus sp. AD-5 genome contains:
- a CDS encoding transketolase C-terminal domain-containing protein, whose protein sequence is MLREALSAADQTDADIEVIDLRVLSPLDVETILDSVKKTGRCVIFHEARRTLGLGAELSALINEYALDRLLAPVRRATGYDVHFPGHQLEEAYLPDAERARYAIEAVMDYAF
- a CDS encoding dihydrolipoamide acetyltransferase family protein, whose product is MIRLEFTLPDPGEGITEAEILEWHVKDGQQVTEDDPLADIETDKAVVEIPIPADGTVEELIADVGDVVVVGETIAVFETDEPTEQRRTEGRAKEIEEEPAATVESETVVSEEEAAAELEEPSAEAEAPADRVFAPPSTRRFAREQGIDISEVEGSGPNGRVLRSDIEAHLAGAARPERVEVPEPAPLDVDEEQSTRRPLRGLRKRVAENMIQSAKIIPHVTSGFEADATELVTLKNRLDETHDVRITYTPILLKAVVPALKEFPIVNASVDDATDEIVEKQYYDIGFATHTEEGLLVPVIRDVDRKSLVEVAEEMNELAEQARDRSIDAADLQGGTFTVTNVGTHGEHRTFGTPIVNYPQAAIMGVGRIREKPVATSGEVAVRSRIDLTLSYDHRIIDGVTANEFMEAVIETVEDTDVLLSRI
- a CDS encoding NADH dehydrogenase subunit yields the protein MAVTQDKLEGIELPEFAVTLQNAGVAGAGGAGFPAYAKWKHLDRVHSLLVNHQESEPNYYIDKWLGREHAEMFATLFDALLDRAFDRIVIGAKAKDREEWMLDLERETGGVVYTSDELPIDEDASGIIFAYTEDRYEYGMENVLLRLVADEVIGTDLPVDHGWIVQNTETMYNVYRALENGEPTISKYIHVDGAVPAHRFLKVPVGTPAADLLAAAGRESDLNDEVLLDGGPGWCFEAHTSPAEFGVRKRTNCVLVMDVDIVDANRLGGDRISVLDPHDWSDENHEIEPTATLSPDRVLVPRITNPAFEGVVTPSEPIVEPGATVRAGEMIARPGDGISIAQHASIDGEVTAVTDQHIVIKRRNDPGARGNKIE
- a CDS encoding Lrp/AsnC family transcriptional regulator, whose protein sequence is MVHGFTMVKSAVGKFEAFVTGIQDFEPVEDAYIVAGNYDIIVEIEADEVYDVLRLVSSDIQGIKGVTDTKTYIALD
- a CDS encoding ferredoxin, producing the protein MYIEFDRYACIGAFQCVSEWEAFQENRTDGKADLNDADEVAENVFARPVPSDAETNARWAARVCPVDAITVYADDGTQLVP
- the larB gene encoding nickel pincer cofactor biosynthesis protein LarB, which gives rise to MANSGDLLDILERVATGTLAPKEARQQLRKCGEPGESAQFDGAQATRTRVPPFIDAEQKTIAEVVALGLELVSETGQVIIKCPNEEARAELEETVADTQWYDRSQTLILQDSEFELSATEGCVAVTSAGTSDIPVAESAVVVAEAMGCEVETWYDIGVSNINRVLSVVEELRKCDVVVVAAGREGALATVIAGLVDIPVIGLPVDTGSGMGGDGEAALLGMLQSCTCLTTVNVNAGYIAGAQASLIAR
- a CDS encoding thiolase family protein, which encodes MLDLLAEAGVECLEDAGADAMDIEHLYVSNMASGEFEGMTGVMNALAHDLGAMTAYTQRVDQTSSSGGADIYAAWQSIASGASEITLLVGGEKTTHQSTADTTDVIASIAHPVEYKTGVTLPSFAGLTARHYLERFDAPRESLAKVGVKKHKNGVDNPNAQFQKKVNLETVLESPIVADPLRLYDLCPITDGSAALLFCPESVAQEYTDEYAVIAGVNGATDTHVVHEREDPTVMGGVVESGKGAYEMSGYGPEDIDVAELHNMFTILEFLQMKGLGFAKQGEAWELVEEGYMERDGELPINTSGGLKSKGHPLGASGVAQGVEIYEHLVGEAGPRQVESDVGLCCNVGGFGNCVITTIMEAAR
- a CDS encoding nucleic acid-binding protein — translated: MTMEATRYADGTISYPGHPRSQDGAELVETIDLSEYTAEVLTWTTSTATPPGIREPNHLAFVEFDVDGELVRAIGQLTTGDLETGDEVRPVPVKELREPGAGIREPESQDWGGYRFEPV
- a CDS encoding HalOD1 output domain-containing protein, which gives rise to MTPNVSYTSNENNSHAPAASSERYVTSYDRNGTAKLSTVLVHALADLMDVDIREVEKALYESIDPESLDHLFQRTPNGTARPGGHLTFTVKDYLVMISDDGRIEITSREYLSRE